AAGACAATACAGTCACTAATTTCACAGCTTCTCCAGAAACTTCGATCAAATATTCAGGTGAATATGCTGGTGTAATAGAAATTATTAATGACTATGTTGCATTGAACATGACTCCTATGAGTAGTTGATGATTCTAGAGATTATATTATGCATGTATCGTATTTATTTGTTATCTTCAATACTTTCTCTTCTCACTCCAAATTGTTTGATTTATTCATCTTGAGCGCATAGCATCTAACAGGCATTTTATTTTCTACAGTTACCTGAGTGCCTTCGTATTGTAGCACATTTGCGTCGAATTGGAGTTTTCAGTGAATCAGAATTGCGCTTACAGGTATTCTGaaaattttcatataattttcattGTATGATTTGGATTTAAGAGATATTTTGCTTTCTTGGCTCAATTCATAACGATGGGATTGTGTGGGTCAGCACATGCCCACACATATTTATGTTATAGTAATATTCATGACTTCTACAATTTAATAATGCAGAAATTTATTTCTCTGATTTCTTTCATATTTATGCGGTCAATTTTCTGGAAATGATTTGAGCatgttcatcttcatcttctaaTGCTGATATAATCTCTAGTTCTTGAGATGCAGGGAAGCTTGGCTTTCTGGGATTCTTGAAGATCTGGACCAGAGGAATGTTTATGATTACCTGAAAGGCATGGTGACTTGCCACAGGGTACATTTGTTTGATGTTGTTAATCAATACCGAGCAATATTCAACAATGATAAATCCGGAAATGAGGAGAACTATGATGGTGGGCTGCTGTTCAGCTGGGCAATGCAACAAGTTAGTAATCACCTCACAACTCTTCAAGTTATGTTACCAAACATAACTGAAGGTGGGTCTCTGTCCAACATTCTTGATCAATGCATGGTAAGAACTGGCTTCCGATCTCTTTTCTCTGGATTATTTTTTATACGACTAGCAGTGATATATGTATCATTGATAAATCTGAAACACTTTCATGTTGCAGTATTGTGCAATGGGTCTGGGGTTAGTTGGGTTGGATTTCCGTGGCCTACTTCCACCTATCTTTGAAAAGTAATTGGTATTTACATTTTGGAATTTTATTATTGAGAGTGAAGATTGTAAAGGGCTTTATTATGGATGGTGTTATCTGTTTTTTGCAGTGCGGTTCTAAATTTATTATCAAAGAATATGAGCACAGCGGTAGAAAATTTCCAGGTAAAGCAATTTTCTGCAACCTTTTTATATGTTGACATACTGTTCAGTTCTAGATTTAAACTGATTAACTGAATTCACTATGCTGTTTCTGCTTTTGAACTAACTTTGAAGTTCTTTGGACTCTGCATCTATTAGTATAATATCTGACTGCAACTGTAATACCTTGTACCATGCTAGGTTGTTTTGGATTCACACCGTTGGGTTCCGATGCCATCTGTTGGCTTCGTAGCAAATGGAGTTGTGGATGAGACTTCTGATGATGTGACTCCACCTTCTGTTTTAATGGAGCATCCACCTCTTGCAGTGTTTGTTAATGGTAATTTCTCCTAAATCACACTTAATTTTCGTTTCTTTATCACCATGTGTTGCCTCTAATCGAGCATATCTTTGGTTACTGGTGTGTACAAGTACAAGTTGATATGTTAATGTTCTTAATATTCTTGTGTGCAGGTGTTTCAGCAGCAATGAATGAGCTGAGACCATGTGCGCCATTGAGCTTGAAACATGTCCTTGCTAAGGAGGTGGTGAAGGGATTACAGGCAGTCTCTGACTCCCTAGTTAGATACAACGCCATGCGAATGCTGCGTGGGAATGAGTCCGCTCTGTTCCTTTCACTCTGCCAGGCATTTATCGAGGTGCGTCAAGTTTTCTGTGATAGAGCAATGGTTTTGAATCTGGCAATAGAATATGACATGTTACAATAAACATGAAATGAAACTGAACAGCTGAAAAATCTTGAACCCATCAAGTCTAAACTGTACACAGGAAATATTTCTCTTTAGACGTACTGAAGGTTCACATCTTAAGTTTCCATGCCAGGTTGTACACCCTTATTGTGCTGCATGTTTTGGCCGATGCTACCCGAACGGAGCAACGCTGATCACAGAGTGCCAGAGCACATTCAACGCTGTCAGCCAGCTACTGACCGTGCCCGCAAGATCACACAGTTCCAGCATTGAGAGAAGACAGTCAGGAGGCATAGACCGGAAGCAGTCGGGAGGCATTGACAGGAAGCAGTCGGGGAACATTGAACGAGGGCAGTCGGGAGGCATAGACCGAAGGCAGTCCATTGAGAGCACTGGGTCAGCCATCACCGATAATGGGCTCCCAGCTGATGGACCGGGCCCTGAGGTCAACAGTGATGCTGCAACCCCAGCCTCAGCGGTTCAGGATGATGCGCGAACCAGTCCGCCATCAAGCAAGTAGCTTGGATCTCTGTTCTTGGAATCTGTTGAAGCCCTTCATCAAGGCCTTGTTATCTTCAACCAGAGGATACCGCTGCAAAGTTACATTTGTTGAGTTTCGCTCAGTATTTTCTGCTCTCGGTTCTACAGTGTATACAAGCTTCTCATCAGCAGATATTTGTATCTTGATTTGTACAATACACTCAAATCCTTAGCCGTTCATTGTTACTTGTTAGCCCATACCTAGATCCTGTAGAGTGTTACAACCTGGACAATAATCTGGTAATACGAACTGTGTTGGTTGCATTTTTGACTACACATTTTGTTCATATTGAAGAGCTCAGTCATAATCCATCCTTGGAGAGAGAGCATGGATAGATAGAGCTGACCATTTGTTTTCTATCTGATAACCAGCTGTAGATTGAacagggagaaaaaaaaaaggtgagaGAAGCTGGAGACGAGTGCAAGCGAAGCGTCAATGAAATAAAGAACAGCAGGCGGATGACGAAGGAAAGGATTGATAAAAGACGCGCCACGGCAGGTGGCATGCATTTGCGTGCGGCCCATGCCATTGCGCATCTCATCGCCTTATCCTATCGGGAACCCTTCGTGTCACGGCACCAACATTCAACGGCAAACAAAATGTATGCAATGGTACCTCTCATCAGAGGCATGGAGGATTGGAGGGAGGTCTgccaaaccttttttttttcttttgcgacAAAGGGTCTACAAGACAAAACTTTGACAAATTTGTGTTTTCTTCGTAATTCTAAGTTTTTCTTGATCATGTAGTGTTGATGGCACAATGTGGTTGTATGACGATCATAGTTTTGTGATTACTTGTTCCACCGACTCTACACAAATtgaaggaaagaagaaaataatgGTTTCAAGCATCTTaacatttttaaaataaataatatatatgCTGGActagtttttttataaaataatgTAAACACACAATTGTTTTACACAAATCTAGCCACATCATCTCCAAATGGTCAATTAAATATAAAAGGTTGtatattataaaaaatataaaaggtATGATGGGAAAATTTTCTTACTTAACAAATGagctactttttttttgaaaaatacacCCTACTACTGCATCTTATATCTGATTTAATTAAATAATACCAATAATCATTAAGTAAcaattcaaaaagaaaaattacaattAAATTTAACAAATCCAAGCATTAGATTTTAGATCATGGCCGTGTTAAAAAAGTAAATAGTGCCATATACTATGTTTTAAAAACAAGGTTAGAGGAACTCAATAGAGCTTTTAAAtttgggtgagcaaatgtctattTAGAAGCttacttctaaattttactcacCCAAATAAAGGCCTCCACTCCAGCAGAACGAGTAAATTGAGCTTCTATAGAGGGCCCATAGTTGGCTGCCCAAATAGAGGGCCACCAAATTAGGGGGGGTGGGTGGAGAAATTTGGAAGGGCTATCAAAATGGCAGCCCGTTTGGAAGGCCTGTTGGAGATCAATTTTTTGCACTCACCGAACAAATATGGAAATGACAACTCATTTAGTAGTCCTGCTGGAATTGCTCTCAGTAACCAAAGAGTACTAGTAGACCAAGCCACAGTTGGTGATTAAAAGCGGTGTGGCCAGCTCGCGAGTCGATGGTCCTGTTTGGGACCGCAGTCCAAAAAAGCGCGGCGCGTATAAGCCTTAGGCGCTGTTTGGGACCGAGTCCTCAAAACGCATGCCACGTTTAAGCGGTAAGCGGCCGACGGCTCGCTTCTCGCTTTTTTCCCCACCCACGTTCATTCACTCGATTATCGCGTGGCTGGCGATGCCCCAACGCGCGACGGACGCAAGGTGTTTGACGGGTTTTTTCTGCGTTTCCCGCGGAAACGCAGCGCCAACGCCGTCCCAAACACGCCCTTAAGCGGCTCGAACCTCGTTTCTCGCGATTTTGGGACTCCACATTCTAACTGCCGCTTATTCCGTTGCCGGCGGCCAGGCAACGCGCGTAGAACGCAAAGAGTTTGGCGGGATTAATTTAATTATTTGGCTCATAATCGAAGCAACCGCGGAAACAAACAGCGCCGATGACGACCCTTTCCTCTTCCGTCGTCCGGACCAATAAAACGCGAGGAAAAATCAGGCGCCGTGCTCCTACTACACCTCCCCTATCGGTCCGTTTTACCCGGAGCCCCCTGCTCGCCCTCGCTATTTACACATCTGCCACCCGCACGGCCGGCACCTCCCCGTCCtcaccgaccgccgccgccgccgccggggatggGTGGAGCGCACTTCCCCGGCGACAACGACGCCGCCGAGGTCGACGCGGCCTGCGACGGGGAGGTCGACCGCCGCGACGTGGGCAAGATGGAGCACGGGTGAGCGAGCGAGTGGGCGGGCGGGCGCCTCGATTAGCTTCGCCCTTCGTCTTCCTCCCCTCTTCCATTTCCTTGCCCCCCGACGGAACCTAGATTTGCTACTCTGGGGGTCGAATCGCTCGGATCTGCGTGGCCTGTCCGATTCTCCTCGGTGGATTCGGTCCTTGGGTCTTCTTCGATCCGCTTCTGGTTCGTTTCGCTGAGCTTGTTCTCACGGGGAGGAAATTTGTGCTGTTTCTGCAGGTGCGAGCATTACCGGCGGAGGTGTAAGATCGTGGCGCCGTGCTGCAAGCAGGTGTTCCCCTGCCGACACTGCCACAACGAGGCCACGGTGAGCTCGTGCTctccgtttttttttttgcccccgGAGACCACTGTTGTGCTGCTATGGCGTTCGTGCAGAGCAGTAAAGCAGGAAACTTATCTGCAGAGGCGCCTTGGTTGTTCAAATCGAGTAGCTAGTGCATACTTAGTGGCACGTGAGAACCTGATGGGTTGAAAATTGAAATTGAATTGGTAGTTTCTGTACGCTTATGTTTAGTCTTGGATCTCAATTGTGTTCATCCCTGTCTAACAGTAAAGCAGGCTACCTAGACTTCCACATGCTAACCGATTTGCTAGTGCACTACCATGTACTTCAGTTTCAACCAAGGGGGGAGTTTATGCATAGTTCTCAGTTTTCTGTGACAGTGGGACAAGCTGTAACTGGATTGGTATGCTGGTCAGTCTTATGTCTTGATTGTCTTCATTTTTATCGTCCTGTAGGCAAGGTtttaaaaaacgctagacgctaggtgaacgctagcctatggtttagagttttttgtgattaaacgtagattaaatgtcttttgtgattaaacaacactgtgattaaacgcaacgctaGGCCACCGTTTagcgtttaatcaagattaaacgacgttt
The nucleotide sequence above comes from Panicum virgatum strain AP13 chromosome 3K, P.virgatum_v5, whole genome shotgun sequence. Encoded proteins:
- the LOC120699671 gene encoding conserved oligomeric Golgi complex subunit 8-like, which gives rise to MDLLDAGHRRAPAADMDGAAAAALPLAGAAYQPYVSELLSFSIERLDKEPELLRVDAERVRRQMQEVAVENYAAFIAASEALSFVRAQLEGFDSHLEALIEEIPNLTSGCTEFVESAQQILEERKLNQTLLANHSTLLDLLEIPQLMDTCIRNGNYDEALDLEAFVNKISKLHPDLHVIQGLAAEVKKTIQSLISQLLQKLRSNIQLPECLRIVAHLRRIGVFSESELRLQFLRCREAWLSGILEDLDQRNVYDYLKGMVTCHRVHLFDVVNQYRAIFNNDKSGNEENYDGGLLFSWAMQQVSNHLTTLQVMLPNITEGGSLSNILDQCMYCAMGLGLVGLDFRGLLPPIFENAVLNLLSKNMSTAVENFQVVLDSHRWVPMPSVGFVANGVVDETSDDVTPPSVLMEHPPLAVFVNGVSAAMNELRPCAPLSLKHVLAKEVVKGLQAVSDSLVRYNAMRMLRGNESALFLSLCQAFIEVVHPYCAACFGRCYPNGATLITECQSTFNAVSQLLTVPARSHSSSIERRQSGGIDRKQSGGIDRKQSGNIERGQSGGIDRRQSIESTGSAITDNGLPADGPGPEVNSDAATPASAVQDDARTSPPSSK